One Mycolicibacterium sarraceniae genomic window carries:
- a CDS encoding DUF1049 domain-containing protein, with protein sequence MVPEEVARPAGGSVRRFALRYWLAITLVVLAAIFIAQNRTRQRVQILWIYVEYPMWLLLTAMLVVGIVVGLLLHRRRKS encoded by the coding sequence ATGGTTCCAGAAGAAGTCGCCAGGCCCGCGGGCGGTTCGGTGCGACGTTTCGCCCTGCGCTACTGGCTGGCCATCACCCTGGTGGTGCTGGCGGCGATATTCATCGCCCAGAACCGCACGCGCCAGCGGGTACAGATCCTGTGGATCTACGTCGAGTATCCGATGTGGCTGTTGCTGACCGCGATGCTGGTGGTGGGGATCGTGGTCGGGCTGTTGCTGCACCGCCGTCGCAAGAGCTGA
- a CDS encoding MBL fold metallo-hydrolase has product MAGIERVVTRGTFELDGGSWEVDNNIWIVGDGSEVIVIDAAHNAKAIEDAVGNRHVVAVVCTHGHNDHITVAPQLSADLDAPVLLNPADDMLWRMTHGDTPFRTIEDGQALKADGIELHAIATPGHSPGSICLYAPALGAVFSGDTLFQGGPGATGRSFSDFPTILGSIKDKLGKLPADTVVYTGHGDTTRIGDELVHYDDWVKKGS; this is encoded by the coding sequence ATGGCCGGTATCGAGCGGGTCGTCACCCGCGGCACCTTCGAACTCGACGGTGGCAGTTGGGAAGTCGACAACAACATCTGGATCGTCGGTGACGGCTCCGAGGTGATCGTCATCGATGCCGCCCATAACGCCAAGGCCATCGAAGACGCGGTCGGCAACCGTCATGTCGTCGCGGTGGTGTGCACGCACGGCCACAATGACCACATCACCGTCGCGCCGCAGCTGTCCGCCGATCTCGACGCCCCGGTTCTGCTGAACCCGGCCGATGACATGTTGTGGCGAATGACGCACGGCGACACACCGTTCCGCACCATCGAAGACGGCCAGGCCCTGAAGGCCGACGGTATCGAGCTGCATGCCATCGCCACCCCTGGGCACTCCCCTGGCTCCATCTGCCTCTATGCCCCGGCGCTCGGCGCGGTGTTCTCGGGCGACACGCTGTTCCAGGGTGGCCCCGGTGCGACCGGCCGCTCGTTCTCCGACTTCCCGACGATCCTCGGGTCGATCAAGGACAAGCTGGGCAAGCTGCCCGCCGACACCGTCGTCTACACCGGACACGGCGATACCACCCGTATCGGCGACGAACTGGTGCACTATGACGACTGGGTGAAGAAGGGCTCGTAA
- a CDS encoding S-(hydroxymethyl)mycothiol dehydrogenase yields MSQTVRGVISRSKKQPVELVDIVIPDPGPGEVVVKVIACGVCHTDLTYREGGINDEYPFLLGHEAAGTVESIGAGVTNVEAGDFVILNWRAVCGQCRACKRGRPWYCFDTHNATQKMTLTDGTELTPALGIGAFADKTLVHEGQCTKVDPEADPAVAGLLGCGVMAGLGAAVNTGAIGRDDTVAVIGCGGVGDAAIAGAALVGARKIIAVDTDNKKLEWAREFGATHTINAKELDAVETIQDLTDGFGADVVIDAVGRPETWKQAFYARDLAGTVVLVGVPTPDMKLEMPLVDFFSRGGSLKSAWYGDCLPERDFPTLISLYRQGRLPLEKFVSERIGLDTIEDAFHKMHAGEVLRSVVVL; encoded by the coding sequence ATGAGCCAGACAGTGCGTGGTGTGATTTCCCGATCCAAGAAGCAGCCCGTCGAATTGGTCGATATTGTCATCCCCGACCCCGGTCCCGGCGAGGTGGTGGTCAAGGTCATCGCGTGCGGGGTCTGCCATACCGATCTGACCTATCGTGAGGGCGGTATCAACGACGAGTACCCCTTCCTGCTCGGCCACGAGGCCGCCGGCACCGTCGAATCGATCGGCGCAGGCGTCACCAACGTCGAGGCCGGTGACTTCGTGATCCTGAACTGGCGCGCGGTGTGCGGTCAGTGCCGCGCCTGCAAACGCGGCCGCCCGTGGTACTGCTTCGACACCCACAACGCGACCCAGAAGATGACGTTGACCGACGGCACCGAGCTGACGCCGGCCCTCGGTATCGGCGCGTTCGCCGACAAGACCCTGGTCCACGAGGGACAGTGCACCAAGGTCGATCCCGAGGCCGATCCCGCCGTCGCGGGCCTGCTCGGGTGTGGGGTGATGGCCGGCCTGGGTGCGGCGGTCAACACCGGCGCGATCGGCCGAGATGACACCGTCGCGGTGATCGGATGCGGCGGTGTCGGTGACGCCGCGATCGCCGGGGCCGCCTTGGTCGGCGCGCGCAAGATCATCGCCGTCGACACCGATAACAAGAAGCTCGAGTGGGCCCGCGAGTTCGGCGCCACCCACACGATCAACGCCAAGGAACTCGACGCCGTCGAAACAATCCAGGATCTGACCGACGGGTTCGGGGCCGACGTGGTAATCGACGCCGTCGGCCGCCCGGAAACCTGGAAGCAGGCGTTCTACGCCCGCGATCTGGCCGGAACCGTTGTGCTAGTGGGTGTTCCGACCCCCGATATGAAACTCGAAATGCCGCTGGTCGACTTCTTCTCCCGCGGCGGATCGCTGAAGTCCGCCTGGTACGGCGACTGTCTACCCGAACGCGACTTCCCCACCCTGATCAGCCTGTACCGCCAGGGCCGGCTCCCGCTGGAGAAATTCGTCTCCGAACGCATCGGACTGGACACCATCGAAGACGCCTTCCACAAAATGCACGCCGGTGAGGTTCTGCGCTCGGTAGTCGTGCTCTGA
- a CDS encoding tetratricopeptide repeat protein translates to MPIARVETQTDLLVMARVADRVGDFETSYSAFSRVGSVGPLALDDLDAMASAAGALGHGREATRVGELVYVRLTRTDPNAAAGKALELGAAWLSRGEWAVGQSWIRRARDLLAGAPESPALVQLTYLETVMSVLSGDADLAAERSAVLREMSLAGTSTAVAGEVYYQLGEVRRRRGDLDGAFAAYARAQELGVVPQPGAALVRCALGDLAAARAEVRAAIAAVDRADLPRLLRGAIQIALAGSDLDEAERYLGELESVGAVDNLLRGAVLVRRGRYREAVTVLQSALRESGYEATDAYEWLAQARRGLGPSGR, encoded by the coding sequence TTGCCTATCGCGAGAGTCGAAACGCAGACCGACCTGCTGGTCATGGCCCGTGTCGCCGATCGGGTCGGTGACTTCGAAACCAGCTACTCGGCATTCTCCCGGGTAGGTTCGGTGGGCCCGTTGGCCCTCGACGATCTCGACGCGATGGCGAGTGCTGCGGGCGCGCTCGGCCATGGCCGCGAGGCCACTCGGGTCGGCGAACTCGTCTACGTCCGGCTGACGCGAACCGATCCCAACGCGGCGGCGGGCAAGGCCCTCGAACTCGGTGCGGCGTGGTTGTCGCGGGGTGAGTGGGCTGTCGGCCAGAGCTGGATCCGCCGCGCACGCGACCTGCTGGCCGGGGCGCCCGAGAGCCCAGCACTGGTGCAGCTGACCTATCTGGAGACGGTGATGTCGGTGTTGAGCGGCGACGCCGATCTGGCGGCCGAACGCTCGGCGGTTTTACGTGAGATGTCGTTGGCGGGCACGTCGACGGCGGTCGCCGGTGAGGTGTACTACCAACTTGGTGAGGTGCGGCGTCGGCGCGGTGATCTCGACGGTGCGTTCGCGGCGTATGCCAGGGCCCAGGAGTTGGGTGTCGTGCCGCAGCCCGGTGCGGCGTTGGTGCGCTGTGCGCTGGGCGATCTGGCGGCCGCCCGCGCGGAGGTGCGGGCGGCGATCGCGGCGGTCGACCGGGCTGACCTGCCCCGGCTGCTGCGGGGTGCGATCCAGATCGCCTTGGCCGGAAGCGATCTCGATGAGGCTGAGCGCTATCTGGGCGAGCTCGAGTCCGTCGGCGCGGTCGACAATCTGCTGCGCGGAGCGGTGCTGGTGCGCCGGGGCCGCTATCGCGAAGCGGTGACGGTGTTGCAATCGGCGCTGCGGGAATCCGGGTACGAGGCGACCGATGCCTACGAGTGGTTGGCGCAGGCGCGCCGCGGTCTCGGACCGTCTGGCCGGTAG
- a CDS encoding serine hydrolase domain-containing protein, whose product MSTPLDHIADWPVPAAAAAVVGPAGVIAECGDTAAQFRLASVTKPLAARAAQVAIEEGAVELDTPAGPPGSTVRHLLAHASGLSVHSAEVMAEPGTRRVYSNYGFQVLAETIEVGTGIEFGQYLTEAVFEPLGMAASRLDEGAAAAGYGAVSTVADLAVFVQDLLVPRTVSAQLHECATTVQFEGLSGVLPGFGVQRPNDWGLGFEIRDGKSPHWTGFANSARTFGHFGQTGTFLWVDPERALSLVVLTDRDFGEWAKPLWPAISDEVLRVYGAN is encoded by the coding sequence GTGTCCACCCCACTCGACCATATCGCCGACTGGCCTGTGCCGGCGGCCGCCGCTGCGGTGGTGGGCCCCGCTGGAGTGATCGCCGAGTGCGGCGACACCGCTGCGCAGTTCCGGCTGGCGTCGGTGACCAAACCCCTCGCGGCGCGCGCTGCGCAGGTAGCGATCGAAGAGGGTGCGGTCGAGCTGGACACCCCGGCCGGTCCGCCGGGCAGCACCGTCCGGCATCTTCTGGCGCACGCCTCCGGGCTGTCCGTGCACTCCGCCGAGGTGATGGCCGAACCCGGCACGCGGCGGGTCTACTCGAACTACGGCTTCCAGGTGCTGGCCGAGACGATCGAGGTGGGCACGGGCATCGAATTTGGCCAGTACCTGACCGAAGCGGTGTTCGAGCCGCTGGGCATGGCTGCGTCCCGGTTGGACGAGGGTGCGGCAGCGGCGGGCTACGGCGCGGTGTCGACGGTGGCCGACCTGGCGGTCTTCGTGCAGGACCTGCTGGTGCCGCGGACAGTGTCGGCCCAGCTGCATGAATGCGCGACCACCGTGCAGTTCGAGGGCCTGAGCGGGGTGTTGCCCGGCTTTGGAGTTCAGCGGCCCAATGACTGGGGGTTGGGCTTCGAGATCCGGGACGGGAAGTCACCCCACTGGACGGGGTTTGCTAACTCTGCGCGGACCTTCGGTCACTTCGGTCAGACCGGCACGTTCCTGTGGGTGGACCCGGAACGGGCATTGTCGCTGGTAGTGCTCACGGACCGGGATTTCGGCGAGTGGGCCAAGCCCTTGTGGCCGGCGATCTCTGATGAAGTTCTGAGAGTGTACGGAGCGAACTAG
- a CDS encoding DUF3145 domain-containing protein, whose amino-acid sequence MRASNQFADATTGVVYIHASPAAVCPHVEWALSSTLNARANLKWTPQPAMPGQLRAVTNWTGPVGTGARLTNALRSWSVLRFEVTEDPSAGVDGERFCHTPQLGLWAGAMSANGDTMVGEMRLRDMMAAGADSLAAELDTVLGTAWDEALEPYRDGGDGGEVSWLSRGVG is encoded by the coding sequence ATGCGTGCGTCGAACCAGTTCGCCGATGCGACGACTGGCGTGGTGTACATCCATGCCTCCCCCGCAGCGGTGTGCCCACATGTTGAGTGGGCACTTTCGTCGACCCTGAATGCCAGGGCGAACCTGAAGTGGACCCCACAGCCTGCCATGCCTGGCCAGCTGCGGGCGGTGACCAATTGGACGGGTCCCGTCGGCACCGGTGCCCGGCTGACCAATGCGCTGCGCTCGTGGTCGGTCCTGCGGTTCGAGGTCACCGAGGATCCCAGCGCGGGCGTGGACGGCGAGCGGTTCTGCCATACCCCGCAGCTGGGTCTGTGGGCCGGGGCGATGAGCGCCAACGGCGACACCATGGTCGGCGAGATGCGGTTGCGCGACATGATGGCCGCAGGTGCCGACAGCCTGGCGGCTGAGCTGGACACGGTCCTGGGCACGGCCTGGGACGAGGCGCTGGAACCTTACCGTGATGGTGGCGACGGCGGCGAGGTCAGCTGGCTGAGCCGGGGAGTCGGCTAG
- a CDS encoding HNH endonuclease signature motif containing protein yields the protein MVAAIGCAARAENQDAARRIAAIGEWAARRCADDEHAHWACDDWDAAAAEVSAILGVTHGRASTEMLMAVSLRHRLPRVAELFTAGSLSYRVCAAIVNRTDLIEDRETLALVDTAIADDALTWGPTSELKLQRAIDFWVDRYDPGALRQVQSRVRDRDIVVDLRNAKDGVVEIRGSVQQTDGVVIEARLIQLAHAVCEDDPRTIGQRRSDAMGAIAAGWDHLACLCGNPDCPAAEPDGRAASVIVHVVAEADILDTQPDPAIHGEKPEPEPESPRPRAGGVVTGNRGIVPAPLLAELIRAGAKVRELRRPSDVPEPQYRPSTALDEFVRMRDMTCRYPNCDLPAEYCDVDHTIPWPWGPTHPSNLACKCRKHHLLKTFWAGWDDQQHPDGTITWTSPTGHTYTTQPGSRLLLPRWNVTTATLPPPVGQPPPTTGIMMPTRRKTRAAQRAYRITAERKLNDARVAQRNKPPPF from the coding sequence GTGGTCGCCGCTATCGGCTGCGCAGCGCGTGCCGAGAATCAGGACGCCGCCCGGCGGATAGCCGCGATCGGGGAGTGGGCAGCCCGCCGCTGCGCTGATGACGAGCACGCGCACTGGGCATGTGATGACTGGGATGCCGCCGCCGCGGAAGTATCGGCGATCCTGGGGGTCACCCATGGTCGGGCCTCGACAGAGATGCTGATGGCGGTGTCGCTGCGCCACCGGCTGCCGCGGGTGGCCGAATTGTTCACGGCGGGATCGCTCAGTTATCGGGTGTGTGCGGCCATCGTGAACCGCACCGACCTCATCGAAGACCGCGAGACGCTGGCCTTGGTCGATACCGCCATCGCCGATGATGCGCTGACGTGGGGACCAACATCGGAGCTGAAACTGCAGCGCGCCATCGATTTCTGGGTGGACCGCTACGACCCGGGCGCGCTGCGCCAGGTCCAGTCCCGAGTCCGCGATCGTGACATCGTCGTCGACCTGCGCAACGCCAAGGACGGGGTTGTCGAGATTCGGGGATCAGTCCAGCAGACCGACGGCGTCGTGATCGAAGCCCGGTTGATCCAGCTGGCGCACGCCGTGTGTGAAGACGATCCCCGCACCATCGGGCAACGGCGCTCCGATGCGATGGGGGCGATCGCCGCCGGGTGGGATCACCTGGCCTGCCTATGCGGTAACCCGGACTGCCCCGCCGCCGAACCCGACGGACGTGCAGCCAGTGTCATCGTGCACGTGGTGGCCGAGGCCGACATCCTGGACACCCAGCCCGATCCGGCGATCCACGGTGAGAAGCCCGAACCCGAGCCCGAATCGCCCCGCCCGCGAGCCGGTGGCGTCGTGACCGGTAATCGCGGGATCGTACCCGCGCCACTGTTGGCTGAACTCATCAGAGCCGGCGCGAAGGTGCGCGAGCTGCGCCGGCCCAGTGACGTACCGGAACCGCAGTATCGCCCCTCAACGGCATTGGATGAGTTCGTTCGGATGCGCGATATGACCTGCCGCTACCCCAACTGCGACCTGCCCGCCGAGTACTGCGATGTCGACCACACAATCCCCTGGCCGTGGGGCCCCACCCACCCCTCGAACCTGGCCTGCAAATGCCGAAAACACCACCTGCTCAAGACCTTCTGGGCTGGCTGGGACGATCAACAACACCCCGACGGCACCATCACCTGGACCTCACCCACCGGCCACACCTACACCACCCAACCCGGAAGCCGCCTGCTCCTCCCACGCTGGAACGTCACCACCGCCACACTGCCCCCACCAGTCGGCCAACCCCCACCCACCACCGGCATCATGATGCCCACCCGACGAAAAACCCGCGCCGCCCAACGCGCCTACCGCATCACGGCCGAACGCAAACTCAACGACGCCCGCGTCGCCCAACGTAACAAACCACCACCATTTTGA
- a CDS encoding excalibur calcium-binding domain-containing protein encodes MPSEAPPRTEQPARSADVYYSNCAAARAAGAAPLHSGKPGYRSGLDRDNHGVACE; translated from the coding sequence GTGCCTTCCGAGGCTCCACCGCGTACGGAACAGCCGGCCCGCTCTGCCGATGTCTACTACTCGAACTGCGCCGCAGCGAGGGCGGCGGGTGCGGCGCCTTTGCACAGTGGGAAGCCGGGATACCGCTCTGGGCTGGATCGCGACAACCATGGTGTCGCTTGCGAATGA
- a CDS encoding SRPBCC family protein, which yields MVHLHVEKTIYAPPEKVFAWLADPVNLKAAPLIVTAHWADDSPAPSGLGAIRTGFAIGLWFREEITAYDPPHSYTYLIVKSVPAFEHEGGTLTFTPDGEGTHVDWVSTYTHPAKGGGKPAQALTSRLLPWDCKAILDGCAKALER from the coding sequence TTGGTCCACCTCCACGTCGAGAAGACGATCTACGCACCGCCCGAGAAGGTGTTCGCCTGGCTGGCCGACCCGGTGAATCTGAAGGCCGCCCCGTTGATCGTCACCGCCCATTGGGCCGACGACTCACCCGCCCCCAGCGGCCTGGGCGCCATCAGGACGGGGTTCGCGATCGGCCTGTGGTTCCGTGAGGAGATCACCGCCTACGATCCGCCGCACAGCTACACCTATCTGATCGTCAAATCAGTTCCCGCCTTCGAACACGAGGGCGGCACACTGACGTTCACCCCGGATGGCGAGGGCACCCACGTCGATTGGGTCAGTACCTACACCCATCCGGCCAAGGGGGGTGGCAAGCCGGCACAGGCTCTCACCTCACGGCTGCTGCCGTGGGATTGCAAGGCCATCCTCGACGGCTGCGCCAAGGCGCTGGAACGCTAG
- a CDS encoding diacylglycerol kinase has translation MISHVTVLTNPKSGHGNAPHAGEKAVARFQELGIDVTGIVGRDAAHARELVDEALTRDTDALVVVGGDGVIRLALQALARNDIPLGIVPAGTGNDHAREYGLPTADPVAAVDIIAAGHTETVDLGLIKGADGTSTWFGTVAATGFDSLVSDRVNRMSWPHGRMRYNVALVAEISQLRPLPFRLVLDGEREIVTDLTLVAFGNTRSYGGGMLITPGANHSDGLLDVTMVGASSRAKLIRLFPTVFKGTHVNLSQVRTARARTITVDSPGINAYADGDYACPLPAEISAVPGALKIIVPQPA, from the coding sequence ATGATTTCCCATGTCACCGTACTGACGAACCCGAAATCGGGTCACGGCAATGCGCCGCATGCCGGCGAGAAAGCGGTGGCCCGCTTCCAGGAGCTCGGGATCGACGTGACCGGCATCGTCGGCCGCGACGCCGCCCACGCGCGCGAACTGGTCGACGAGGCACTGACCCGGGATACCGACGCGCTGGTCGTGGTGGGCGGTGACGGGGTGATCCGTCTGGCGCTGCAGGCATTGGCGCGCAACGATATTCCACTGGGGATCGTGCCGGCCGGCACGGGTAACGACCATGCCCGGGAATACGGGCTACCGACGGCTGATCCGGTCGCGGCCGTGGACATCATCGCCGCCGGGCACACCGAGACGGTCGACCTCGGTCTCATCAAGGGCGCCGACGGGACCAGCACCTGGTTCGGCACGGTGGCCGCTACCGGATTCGACTCCTTGGTGAGTGATCGCGTCAATCGGATGAGCTGGCCGCACGGGCGCATGCGCTACAACGTCGCGCTGGTCGCGGAGATATCGCAGTTGCGGCCCTTGCCATTTCGACTGGTGCTCGACGGCGAGCGGGAGATCGTCACCGACCTCACGCTGGTGGCGTTCGGCAACACCCGCAGCTACGGCGGCGGCATGTTGATCACGCCAGGGGCCAACCACAGCGACGGACTGCTCGACGTCACGATGGTGGGTGCGTCATCGCGGGCGAAGCTGATCCGGCTGTTCCCTACGGTGTTCAAGGGCACGCATGTGAATCTCTCGCAGGTCAGGACCGCCCGGGCTCGGACTATCACGGTCGACTCCCCCGGCATCAATGCCTACGCCGACGGCGACTATGCGTGCCCGCTTCCCGCCGAGATCTCCGCGGTTCCCGGCGCACTGAAAATCATTGTTCCGCAACCGGCCTAG
- a CDS encoding FAD-binding oxidoreductase, translating into MAWNAWGDPEAAKPLSDGIRALLEQALGVTVSAIPAPSIDEVQVRPSALADVHRDALSEFVGADYIRTDDHGRLLYAGGKSTLDLLRRKQIHQDAPDAVLLPCNEDEIATVLRYCSQHGIAVVPFGGGTSVVGGLDPIRGEFAAVIALDLRRLDALHSLDETSMQAELGAGVTGPDAERLLGEHGFSLGHFPQSFRFATIGGYAATRSSGQDSAGYGRFNDMIRGLTVVTPVGVLDLGRAPETAAGPDLRELFSGSEGVLGVITRVRLRVHPVPETTRYEAWSFPDFATGAAALRAVTQIGTGPTVVRLSDEAETGVNLATTGSIGEQSITGGCLALTLFEGSAAHTESRHAETRAVLQAQGGTSLGDAPARAWEHGRFDAPYLRDSLLAAGALCETLETATTWANLGTLKAAVIEALTNSLAESGTPALVMCHISHVYPTGASLYFTVVAGQRGDVAAQWLAAKVAASDAISRTGGTITHHHAVGADHRPWMGTEIGELGVKILQAVKEAVDPAGILNPGKLIP; encoded by the coding sequence ATGGCCTGGAACGCCTGGGGTGATCCCGAAGCCGCCAAGCCTCTCTCCGACGGGATTCGGGCACTGCTCGAGCAGGCCCTCGGCGTGACCGTCAGCGCGATCCCCGCCCCATCGATCGACGAGGTGCAGGTGCGCCCGTCGGCATTGGCCGACGTGCACCGCGATGCACTCTCGGAATTCGTGGGTGCCGACTACATCCGGACCGACGATCACGGCCGGCTGCTGTATGCCGGCGGTAAGTCCACCTTGGATCTGTTGCGCCGCAAGCAAATCCACCAGGATGCACCGGATGCGGTATTGCTCCCCTGCAACGAGGACGAGATCGCGACCGTACTGCGCTACTGCTCGCAGCACGGCATCGCGGTGGTGCCCTTCGGTGGCGGCACCAGCGTGGTCGGCGGCCTGGACCCGATCCGCGGTGAGTTCGCCGCCGTCATCGCACTGGACCTGCGTCGGCTCGACGCGCTGCACTCGCTGGACGAGACATCGATGCAGGCCGAACTTGGCGCGGGCGTCACCGGCCCAGACGCCGAGCGACTACTGGGTGAGCATGGCTTCTCGCTCGGACATTTCCCTCAGAGCTTCCGGTTCGCCACCATCGGCGGCTACGCGGCCACCCGCTCATCGGGCCAGGATTCCGCTGGCTATGGCCGGTTCAACGACATGATCCGCGGACTGACGGTGGTCACCCCAGTCGGCGTCCTGGACCTCGGCCGGGCGCCGGAGACCGCGGCCGGCCCCGACCTGCGCGAACTGTTCTCCGGATCCGAGGGGGTCCTCGGCGTCATCACCCGGGTTCGCCTGCGAGTGCATCCGGTCCCGGAAACCACGCGCTACGAGGCGTGGTCGTTCCCCGACTTCGCCACCGGCGCCGCCGCATTACGCGCCGTCACCCAGATCGGCACCGGGCCGACCGTGGTGCGGTTGTCCGACGAAGCCGAGACCGGCGTGAACTTGGCGACGACCGGGAGCATCGGCGAACAGAGCATCACCGGCGGGTGCCTGGCGCTGACGTTGTTCGAGGGAAGTGCCGCGCACACCGAGAGCCGGCACGCCGAGACCCGCGCGGTGCTGCAAGCCCAGGGCGGCACCTCATTGGGTGACGCACCGGCGAGGGCATGGGAGCACGGCCGTTTCGACGCACCGTATCTGCGCGATTCCCTGCTGGCGGCCGGCGCGTTGTGCGAGACGTTGGAGACGGCGACGACGTGGGCCAACCTCGGCACGCTGAAGGCCGCGGTCATTGAGGCGCTGACGAATTCGCTCGCCGAAAGCGGCACGCCGGCGTTGGTGATGTGCCACATTTCGCATGTGTATCCCACTGGGGCGTCGCTGTACTTCACCGTCGTGGCTGGGCAGCGCGGTGACGTCGCCGCGCAGTGGCTGGCCGCTAAAGTTGCTGCCTCCGATGCTATTTCGCGAACCGGTGGCACCATCACCCATCACCACGCGGTCGGGGCCGATCATCGGCCGTGGATGGGCACCGAGATCGGTGAGCTCGGAGTGAAGATTCTGCAGGCCGTCAAAGAGGCTGTCGATCCGGCCGGAATTCTGAACCCCGGCAAGCTGATTCCATGA